A single genomic interval of Spinacia oleracea cultivar Varoflay chromosome 6, BTI_SOV_V1, whole genome shotgun sequence harbors:
- the LOC130463054 gene encoding uncharacterized protein: MELSNYPLYCHWGGKILQSSGVVTYKGGGRKFGFVNSQMSYDEGLSKVYDLMICDSRYVELKLLMSEHISELTSPTQTPHVEATNVVGVDSDVDEDEDTENANDKAIRESASSQVFNNVAELDPMLLDSCRTWSNNDFFDGEFAIGQEFDSLEKLKDILKAYSIATNHSFKVLEGEPTKYIVKWKRKSSSKCSWRLRAIKHPCLVSFRIVRYNGPHASNCLGDINSTDHHLLSSDFVCNVMRDLISADPSLKIRVIVQAVKDKFQYTITYKRAWSTKQMAIASIFCDWEKSYKELSNYMQALKESNPGTVVEPCTLPSKNPSFHIFLIVFWAFKPSIDGFKHCRPLITIDGIHLYGKYKGTLLIAMSINANFQLFPLAVAIVENENGESWKWFMKCIRHLVTPERRLAGFYGVHRLVGGGLELDKYLITALIERWRQETHFSFGGEANVTLQEVDVLLGLKVGCGADLVEELLGIRLEPVDDAKLVLQGSSLKMT, translated from the exons ATGGAGTTGTCAAACTATCCTCTTTATTGTCATTGGGGAGGGAAAATTTTGCAAAGTAGCGGTGTTGTTACATATAAAGGAGGAGGGCGAAAATTTGGGTTTGTCAATTCTCAAATGAGTTATGATGAGGGTTTGAGTAAGGTTTATGATCTTATGATATGTGACTCGAGATATGTGGAGTTGAAGCTACTAATGAG TGAACACATTTCAGAGCTCACTTCTCCAACTCAAACACCACATGTAGAAGCTACAAATG TGGTTGGGGTGGATAGTGAtgttgatgaagatgaagatactGAAAACGCTAATGACAAAGCTATAAGAGAAAGCGCTTCATCACAAGTTTTCAACAATGTTGCAGAGTTGGATCCTATGTTGCTTGATTCTTGTAGGACTTGGTCCAACAACGACTTTTTCGATGGTGAATTTGCTATTGGGCAAGAGTTTGATTCGCTGGAGAAACTGAAAGACATACTCAAAGCTTATTCCATAGCTACAAATCATTCATTTAAGGTGTTGGAGGGTGAGCCCACAAAATACATAGTTAAGTGGAAAAGAAAGAGTTCATCTAAATGCTCATGGAGGTTACGTGCAATCAAGCATCCTTGTCTTGTGTCATTCAGAATCGTGAGGTATAATGGGCCTCATGCAAGTAATTGTCTGGGTGACATAAACTCAACCGATCATCATCTACTCTCCTCTGATTTTGTATGCAATGTGATGAGAGATCTTATTAGTGCCGATCCTTCTTTGAAAATCCGTGTTATTGTACAAGCGGTGAAAGACAAGTTTCAGTATACCATCACTTATAAGAGAGCTTGGTCAACGAAACAAATGGCTATTGCAAGTATTTTTTGTGATTGGGAGAAATCTTACAAAGAGTTGTCTAATTACATGCAAGCATTGAAAGAGTCTAATCCAGGAACCGTCGTGGAACCTTGTACGTTGCCTTCTAAAAATCCTTCCTTTCACATTTTTTTGATAGTGTTTTGGGCATTCAAGCCTTCCATCGATGGTTTTAAGCATTGTCGACCCCTAATCACCATAGATGGAATTCATCTATATGGTAAATACAAGGGCACGTTACTCATAGCTATGAGTATAAATGCGAATTTTCAATTGTTCCCTCTCGCTGTTGCTATTgttgaaaatgaaaatggtGAAAGTTGGAAATGGTTCATGAAATGCATTCGGCATTTAGTTACTCCAGAGAGAAG GCTGGCAGGGTTCTACGGTGTACATAGATTGGTTGGTGGTGGATTAGAGTTAGATAAGTATTTGATCACTGCATTGATCGAGAGATGGAGACAGGAGACACACTTTTCATTTGGTGGTGAGGCTAATGTTACTCTACAGGAGGTAGATGTTTTGTTGGGGCTCAAAGTGGGATGTGGGGCAGATTTAGTCGAGGAGTTGTTAGGGATACGACTAGAGCCTGTTGATGATGCAAAACTTGTTCTCCAGGGCTCATCACTGAAGATGACTTAG
- the LOC130463055 gene encoding uncharacterized protein, whose product MLETEPTKYVVEWKRKSSCKCSWRLRAIKDPCLASFRIVRYNGPHASNCVGDINSIDHHLFSSDFVCSVIKDLIRADPLKIHTIVQGVKDKFQYTITYKRAWSAKQKAIASIFGDWEKSYKRLPNYMQTIKESTGTVVERFTQREGLCVISDRQARILQTMNEVNSGWEEPRSHYRFCTCYLAFNVNTRFKNAYVKKLFGKAADVRQRKKFDYYLGRVGELNVEGLYVISDRHVGILQTMNEVNSGWEEPRCHHRFCTRHLASNVNTQFKNAYVKNLFGKAADARQ is encoded by the exons ATGTTGGAGACTGAGCCCACAAAATACGTAGTTGAGTGGAAAAGAAAGAGTTCATGCAAATGCTCATGGAGGTTACGTGCAATCAAGGATCCTTGTCTTGCGTCATTCAGAATTGTGAGGTATAATGGACCTCATGCAAGTAATTGTGTGGGTGACATAAACTCAATCGATCATCATCTTTTCTCCTCTGATTTTGTATGCAGTGTGATAAAAGATCTTATTCGTGCCGATCCTTTGAAAATCCATACTATTGTGCAAGGGGTGAAAGACAAGTTTCAGTATACCATCACTTACAAGAGAGCTTGGTCAGCGAAACAAAAGGCAATTGCAAGCATTTTTGGTGATTGGGAGAAATCTTACAAAAGATTGCCTAATTACATGCAAACAATAAAAGAGTCTACAGGAACCGTCGTGGAACGGT TTACTCAGAGAGAAGGTTTGTGTGTCATTTCTGATAGACAAGCAAGAATTTTGCAAACAATGAATGAGGTCAATAGTGGGTGGGAGGAGCCACGTTCCCACTATCGATTTTGTACTTGTTACCTTGCCTTTAATGTCAACACACGGTTCAAGAATGCTTATGTGAAGAAACTTTTCGGAAAAGCCGCAGATGTTCGACAAAGAAAGAAGTTTGATTACTACTTGGGAAGAGTCGGTGAATTGAATGTTGAAGGATTGTATGTCATTTCTGATAGACATGTAGGAATTTTGCAAACAATGAATGAGGTCAATAGTGGGTGGGAGGAGCCGCGTTGCCACCATCGATTTTGTACTCGTCACCTTGCCTCTAATGTCAACACTCAGTTTAAGAATGCTTATGTGAAGAACCTTTTCGGAAAAGCCGCAGATGCTCGACAATGA